A genomic region of Hypomesus transpacificus isolate Combined female chromosome 19, fHypTra1, whole genome shotgun sequence contains the following coding sequences:
- the LOC124482300 gene encoding C2 calcium-dependent domain-containing protein 4C-like: MWVLEQIRVSVEKNSLAFPATEYSFRLADMFGEKTDPEKRKKISLCPNIITPNTIPEFCIPPKITSQQEQKTVDWSKHVPVVKGSSPETDGLEQEAPAREMMNTHIIQVENVDEASYDGFSDEDSTNVDPQSQAALSLPHLAKAQTSYGFCTLLESPHTRRKESLFHSDPNSCGIPLVAARGRSSTYSRSAHTASYNLNKITSRLSPRVVALHRQSTLDSDTTSSTDSSPFSSPLLARPLAKSCLLKALSHERLLSRAAKKAVLSRNNSLSTDECSSTDNSPNIVRRASEGLVETLPNTFSLAPPAIFPMDLVMYRERVLKECLITVGREGTLRLSAEYCSDNQRLRVRLISAEGLYSMSVDPKSINCNISVCLLPGKVQKQRSTVIKKSRNPIFNEDFFFDGICAGEISIRSLRFKVVNKMSTMKRDYILGDCEILLNSVLSKSI; encoded by the coding sequence ATGTGGGTGTTGGAGCAGATCCGTGTGTCAGTGGAGAAGAACAGCCTTGCATTTCCTGCAACAGAATACAGCTTCAGACTTGCAGACATGTTTGGTGAGAAAACTGACCcagagaagaggaaaaagatCTCATTATGTCCTAATATCATCACTCCGAACACCATTCCTGAGTTCTGCATCCCGCCTAAGATTACATCTCAACAAGAGCAGAAGACAGTGGATTGGAGTAAGCATGTTCCTGTAGTGAAAGGTTCTTCTCCTGAGACTGATGGCCTTGAGCAGGAGGCACCAGCAAGAGAAATGATGAACACTCACATAATTCAAGTGGAAAATGTGGATGAGGCATCTTATGATGGCTTCAGTGATGAGGACAGCACCAACGTAGACCCCCAGAGTCAAGCCGCACTTTCTCTTCCTCACCTTGCCAAAGCTCAGACCTCCTATGGCTTCTGCACCTTACTGGAAAGCCCTCACACCAGAAGAAAGGAGTCCCTGTTCCACAGTGACCCCAACTCATGCGGAATCCCATTAGTAGCAGCCCGAGGTAGATCAAGCACTTACTCAAGATCCGCCCACACTGcctcatacaatctcaacaaaATTACCTCCAGACTTTCCCCCCGAGTGGTAGCATTGCACAGGCAGAGCACTTTGGACAGTGACACCACCTCCTCTACTGACTCATCCCCCTTCAGTTCCCCTCTACTGGCAAGACCTCTGGCCAAATCCTGCCTCCTCAAGGCCCTGAGTCATGAGAGGCTGCTGTCTAGGGCAGCAAAAAAAGCTGTACTCTCCAGGAACAATTCTCTTTCCACAGATGAGTGTAGCTCCACAGACAATAGCCCCAATATTGTCAGGAGGGCTTCAGAGGGCTTGGTGGAGACCTTGCCCAATACCTTCAGCTTGGCCCCTCCCGCCATCTTCCCCATGGACTTGGTGatgtacagagagagagtgctgaAAGAGTGTCTGATTACAGTGGGTAGGGAAGGTACCTTACGACTCTCGGCTGAGTACTGTTCAGACAACCAGAGACTTAGAGTGAGGCTTATCAGTGCAGAGGGACTGTATAGTATGTCTGTGGACCCTAAGAGCATCAACTGTAATATTAGTGTATGTCTTTTGCCAGGAAAGGTCCAGAAGCAAAGAAGCACAGTCATCAAGAAAAGTCGTAATCCCATCTTTAACGAGGACTTCTTCTTTGATGGCATTTGTGCAGGAGAAATCAGCATTAGGTCTCTGCGATTTAAAGTGGTGAATAAGATGTCGACAATGAAAAGAGACTATATTTTGGGGGACTGTGAGATTTTGCTTAATAGTGTATTGAGCAAGTCTATTTGA